A region of the Pseudomonas sp. J452 genome:
GGTGCGATGTTAACAGGCCGGCCCCTGGCGGCTCCAGCAGACCGGTATGCGGCAAGCTGGCCATAAGGAAATCGAGGAAAGTCTTGACCTTCATCGCCTGGAAGCGTCGCGAGGGATAGATCGCATACAACTCGCCAACGGGCAGACGGGCATCCGGCAACAATTCGATGAGACGGCCACTCTGCACCGCCTCTTCGGAAATCATCAGCGGCAAACCGGCGATCCCGGCACCCGCCACGGCGGCTTCGCGGGCAAGAGTGATGTTGTTGCACGACAGCACGCGCTGACAGGCAATGTGCTCACCGAGCAGCGGCCAGTAGCGTGGCGAATCCTGCGGCAAGAGGATGGCCCGATGCCCACACAGCTCATCGATGCTCTGCGGCGTACCGTGCTGCGCCAGATAATCCGGGCTGGCGCACAGGCGCCGACCACTCTCGAACAGCTTGCGCGCAATCAAGGTGGAGTCATGCGGCTGGCCGACCTGGATGGCGATATCGACGCCCTCCTCGACCGGGTCGACATCGCGCGATGTCAGCTCCACTTCCGCGCTGATCTGTGGATATTGGCGCATGAACTGCCCCAGCACCCCCCCGAGGAACAGCTGGCCAAACTCGATGGGCGCGGTGATCCGCAGCAGCCCAGACGGCTCCTGCTGCAGCTGCATCACCGCCTGCTCGGCCTCGGCGAAGTCAAGCATGATCTGCCGGCAACGCTCGTAGTAGGCCTGCCCCACTTCGGTCAGGCGCAGCTTGCGTGTGGTGCGATTAAGCAGGCGTACACCGAGGCGCTCCTCGAGCAGGGCGATGCGCCGGCTGACCGTGGACTTCTGCATGCCCAGGATCTGCGCCGCCTGGGTAAAACTGTGGCACTCCACCACGCGAGTGAAGATCAAGGCATCATCGAGCCCCATTATTGTTCCCCATAAGCAACAAAGCATGCCGATTCTAACGGCTACATCACTGCAAGCAACACTGATAGATTTGCTTACACTTACGCCAGCTGTCTGAGCGCCTGTCATGTCCGCAAAATTGCAACGCCGCCTGTCCGTGTTTCTTGCCCTCCTCACCCTGATTGTCCTGGCCCTGCTTGGTCACTGGCTTTTGATCGGACGTTTCCACGAGAGCACCGACAACGCCTATGTGCAGGGCGAGATCACCCGCATCTCCAGCCAGCTCGGCGCACGCATCGAACAGGTGCTGGTCAGTGATAACCAGCACGTGGAACAGGGGCAGCTGCTCGCCACCCTGGAAAGTGCCGACTTCCAGCTGGCCCTCGATCGCGCCCGCGCCACCCTGGCCACCCGCGAGGCGGAGCTGGCCCAGGCGCAGAGCCGCCTGACCCAGCAGGCCAGCCTGATTGCCGCCAGCCGTGCTGACGTCGGCGCCAGCCAGGCCACCCTGAGCCGCACGCAGATCGATCTGTCCCGCGCGCAAACCCTGCGCAAGCCCGGCTATGTTTCCGAGGAGCGGGTCACCACCCTGGCCGCCGACAGCCGCGTCGCCCTCTCCCAGGTCGCCAAGGCCGAGGCTGACCTCAGCGCCCA
Encoded here:
- a CDS encoding LysR family transcriptional regulator yields the protein MGLDDALIFTRVVECHSFTQAAQILGMQKSTVSRRIALLEERLGVRLLNRTTRKLRLTEVGQAYYERCRQIMLDFAEAEQAVMQLQQEPSGLLRITAPIEFGQLFLGGVLGQFMRQYPQISAEVELTSRDVDPVEEGVDIAIQVGQPHDSTLIARKLFESGRRLCASPDYLAQHGTPQSIDELCGHRAILLPQDSPRYWPLLGEHIACQRVLSCNNITLAREAAVAGAGIAGLPLMISEEAVQSGRLIELLPDARLPVGELYAIYPSRRFQAMKVKTFLDFLMASLPHTGLLEPPGAGLLTSHP
- a CDS encoding HlyD family secretion protein gives rise to the protein MSAKLQRRLSVFLALLTLIVLALLGHWLLIGRFHESTDNAYVQGEITRISSQLGARIEQVLVSDNQHVEQGQLLATLESADFQLALDRARATLATREAELAQAQSRLTQQASLIAASRADVGASQATLSRTQIDLSRAQTLRKPGYVSEERVTTLAADSRVALSQVAKAEADLSAQRQQVDALSAEIKRLEAQIANARADIAQAELNLARTQIHAPISGIVGQRSARNGQVVQAGAYLLSIVPNDDIWVQANFKETQIGRMQPGQTAELTFDAYPDTPIEARIDSLFAASGAQFSLLPPDNATGNFTKVVQRIPVKLTFAANNPLKGKIRPGMSVEVKVDIRGAQHHGG